The following proteins are co-located in the Fischerella sp. PCC 9605 genome:
- a CDS encoding Mo-dependent nitrogenase C-terminal domain-containing protein, whose protein sequence is MASVNHTHIHPNYHPPNYQKSSGFDILNPLRRLVDSIQIKNYRLAHLICQIIPCCCPFEREIRLFGRNFHIPALCKLNPLYDNFVGLRFRALSFLSDECGEDVTKYIC, encoded by the coding sequence ATGGCTTCTGTAAATCACACACATATTCATCCTAATTACCACCCACCTAACTATCAAAAATCTAGCGGCTTTGATATTCTAAATCCATTACGTAGGTTAGTAGATAGTATCCAGATCAAAAATTATCGCCTTGCTCATCTAATTTGCCAAATTATTCCTTGTTGTTGCCCATTTGAGCGGGAAATTAGATTGTTTGGACGTAACTTCCATATTCCTGCACTGTGCAAGCTCAATCCTTTATATGACAACTTTGTAGGATTGCGTTTTCGTGCATTATCTTTCCTCAGCGATGAATGTGGAGAAGATGTCACGAAATATATTTGCTAG